A region of Prosthecodimorpha staleyi DNA encodes the following proteins:
- a CDS encoding FixH family protein, producing MSTKAETREFRLTGWHVLAICVAFFLSIFAANGALVYFALGSFPGVATDSPYRVSQTYNAEIAAATAQTARGWHVDASARRDPDGHALVTVSARDAEGRPVTGVAFKAELQHPMNRAQDRRLVLGEVAGASGTFSGKVENLPAGQWELVIEGDGKGGRLFLSQSRLILR from the coding sequence ATGTCGACCAAAGCCGAAACCCGTGAATTCCGCCTGACCGGCTGGCATGTGCTGGCCATCTGCGTCGCCTTCTTCCTCTCGATCTTCGCCGCCAACGGCGCGCTGGTCTATTTCGCGCTCGGCTCCTTCCCGGGCGTGGCGACGGACAGCCCCTACCGGGTCAGCCAGACCTACAATGCCGAGATCGCGGCTGCCACCGCGCAGACCGCGCGCGGCTGGCATGTCGACGCCTCGGCCAGACGGGATCCCGATGGGCACGCGCTGGTCACCGTCTCGGCGCGCGACGCCGAGGGACGGCCGGTCACCGGGGTCGCCTTCAAGGCCGAGCTGCAGCACCCGATGAACCGCGCCCAGGACCGCAGGCTCGTGCTCGGCGAGGTCGCCGGCGCCAGCGGCACCTTCTCGGGCAAGGTCGAGAACCTGCCGGCGGGCCAGTGGGAACTGGTCATCGAGGGCGACGGCAAGGGCGGTCGCCTGTTCCTGTCGCAAAGCCGGCTGATCCTGCGCTGA
- the ccoG gene encoding cytochrome c oxidase accessory protein CcoG, whose protein sequence is MKAETVAGGGAVHEDSLYAEHKKIYPAAVQGLFRRIKWGLLIACLGVYYLLPFVRWNRGPDAPSQAVLIDFPNRRFYFFFIEIWPQEVYYITGLLILAALTLFLMNAVAGRVWCGYLCPQTVWTDLFLAVERLVEGDRRDRMKLDQAPWSAVKFGRKVLKHALWLGIAWWTGGAWVLYFSDAPTLVRDLLFFDAPLVAYIWIGILTFTTYILAGFAREQVCIYMCPWPRIQAALTDEWALNVSYRVDRGEPRTSVKAAERLRAAGQDAGDCIDCQQCVVVCPTGTDIRLGPQLSCIQCGLCIDACNNIMDKINRPHGLIAYDTDINIDRREHGKPEIYKFVRPRTILYVAVISIVIGIMTFVFTTRATLGVNVLHDRSPVYVVNSDGSIRNGYTIRILNKHREARDFVLSVTGAPERTRIEAVGATRKQDGNPIIEVGPDQSQEVRVNLIAPRDAKVDTTAPIHVTVTETRGGEKASAKDFFKGP, encoded by the coding sequence ATGAAGGCCGAAACGGTCGCCGGCGGGGGCGCGGTCCACGAGGACTCGCTCTATGCGGAACACAAGAAGATCTATCCGGCTGCGGTGCAGGGCCTCTTCCGGCGGATCAAATGGGGTCTGCTGATCGCCTGCCTGGGCGTCTACTACCTGCTGCCCTTCGTGCGCTGGAACCGCGGTCCCGATGCGCCGTCGCAGGCCGTGCTGATCGACTTCCCGAACCGTCGTTTCTACTTCTTCTTCATCGAGATCTGGCCGCAGGAAGTCTACTACATCACCGGCCTTCTGATCCTGGCAGCGTTGACGCTGTTCCTGATGAATGCCGTCGCCGGCCGCGTCTGGTGCGGCTATCTCTGCCCGCAGACGGTCTGGACCGACCTCTTTCTCGCCGTCGAACGGCTCGTCGAGGGTGATCGTCGCGACCGGATGAAGCTCGACCAGGCGCCGTGGAGTGCCGTCAAGTTCGGCCGCAAGGTGCTGAAGCATGCCCTTTGGCTCGGAATCGCCTGGTGGACCGGCGGCGCCTGGGTGCTCTACTTTTCCGATGCGCCGACCCTGGTGCGCGACCTTCTGTTCTTCGACGCCCCGCTGGTCGCCTATATCTGGATCGGCATCCTGACCTTCACGACCTATATCCTCGCCGGCTTCGCGCGTGAGCAGGTCTGCATCTACATGTGCCCCTGGCCGCGCATCCAGGCGGCGCTGACCGACGAATGGGCGCTGAACGTCTCCTACCGGGTCGATCGCGGCGAGCCGCGCACGTCGGTCAAGGCGGCCGAGCGGCTGCGGGCCGCGGGCCAGGACGCCGGCGACTGCATCGACTGTCAGCAATGCGTCGTGGTCTGCCCGACCGGCACCGACATCCGCCTCGGACCGCAGCTGTCCTGCATCCAGTGCGGCCTGTGCATCGACGCCTGCAACAACATCATGGACAAGATCAACCGCCCGCACGGTCTGATCGCCTATGACACCGACATCAACATCGACCGGCGCGAGCACGGCAAGCCGGAGATCTACAAGTTCGTCCGCCCGCGCACGATCCTCTACGTGGCGGTGATCTCGATCGTGATCGGCATCATGACCTTCGTCTTCACCACCCGCGCCACGCTCGGAGTCAACGTTCTGCACGATCGCAGCCCGGTCTATGTGGTCAATTCCGACGGCTCGATCCGCAACGGCTACACGATACGCATCCTGAACAAGCACCGCGAGGCGCGTGACTTCGTGCTGTCGGTGACCGGAGCGCCCGAGCGGACGCGCATCGAGGCCGTCGGCGCGACGCGCAAGCAGGACGGCAACCCGATCATCGAAGTCGGACCCGACCAGAGCCAGGAAGTCCGCGTCAACCTGATCGCCCCGCGCGACGCCAAGGTCGACACCACGGCGCCGATCCACGTGACGGTGACCGAAACCAGGGGCGGCGAGAAGGCTTCGGCGAAGGACTTCTTCAAGGGGCCGTGA
- a CDS encoding type II toxin-antitoxin system PemK/MazF family toxin has protein sequence MPIRYPVGPGTILLCDYSLGGFREPELVKRRPAVVVSPRLPFRDELCTVVPLSGTEPARSLPYVVRVAFETELPAPFSQTVWWAKCDMIATVGFGRPDLFRTDRDQTGRRKYLHPKLLEFDLVRVRQGILNALGMGP, from the coding sequence ATGCCGATTCGATATCCTGTCGGACCCGGAACCATCCTGCTCTGCGACTACTCCTTGGGCGGTTTTCGCGAGCCGGAGTTGGTCAAGCGACGCCCGGCCGTCGTGGTCTCGCCGCGTCTTCCCTTTCGGGACGAACTCTGCACCGTCGTCCCATTGTCGGGGACCGAGCCAGCAAGGTCGCTTCCCTATGTGGTCCGCGTTGCGTTCGAAACTGAATTGCCGGCGCCGTTCAGCCAGACCGTTTGGTGGGCGAAATGCGACATGATCGCGACGGTCGGCTTCGGCCGACCTGATCTTTTTCGGACCGACCGCGACCAGACCGGACGCCGCAAGTACCTGCATCCAAAATTGCTGGAATTTGATCTTGTCCGGGTCCGCCAGGGCATACTGAATGCGCTGGGTATGGGGCCTTGA